CAGGAAGAAAGATATTGGAAGCTAAGACCACCTTCCGAGGTTCCTGCAGCGATCCATTTGACGGGGTCCAATTCGTATGGCTTTCGGCTTTCTTCGGCCCTGATTTTGCGATGTCGGAAAGATCAAAGAGAGTCTGCCGCATCCAACTACGATCATGGCAGCATCCTTGGTGATACAGTCAACGCAACGAGAGTTGCTGGGAAGAACCTCACCACTCTGACAAGTATGGATGCAACGCCGCAACCTTGCACATTCGTGCTTCCCGTAGACTGGAAACGATCCAGGCATGCAAGCACGAGAACTTATTTATTTCGCCCTCGCATCATTTGGCCCGTAAATTGACAGCTGGCCCGTTTACTACATCTCTCTCAAAGAGTCTCCAGAGTTGGGACCATTGCATATACATTTCAAACAGATGCTCAAAACTTTCTTCAAGTTTGGGTGACTTGCTTAGCACCTGTGATCCATCCGTTCCGTCTTCCTCGTTATTATGCACTCATCAAAGGCCTTCTGGTTCAAAAATGGAGCGAGTGCTATTCACGACGGGGACATATGGGTTGCCCGTGTCACCTATAATATTGCACTAAGAAGTAGGAGGAAGTGATCTTTCTGACATCTCACATGGCATCGAAGTCTTTCCTAAACGAGCAATATGACGAGATCTAGGCTCAAACTTTAGCCGAGCagaaagaagacaaagaaacatAATACTAATCGACACGGTCTCGAGCACCCAGTCAGGCACTAATGCATACTCCACCGATCCATCACCCGAGCTCCCGTCTGTTGCTACGTCTTTCACCTTCCAACAAGTCAAATCAATCCCTGGGGGATCTGAATTCTACTTCTGGACCCTACCTGACTGCATTACCCGTTCAAGAAAGAGACGTCTGACATCGACGTCATTAAAAAGGGCATGGCCCCATCTAAACCCCAAAAAGGATGGACTGGACccatagaaaaaaaaaaaaagtcttgCATGTCACCTCGCATGACGGTGAGGGATTGGTGGCCTTGTCACGAACTATACCCTTGGCACACCTGAATCGTGCATGAACATTCCTACCGTGACACGAGTCTATGTTGTTTTAGGCAGCCAAATTAGCAATCATTCGGATTGTACAGATCTTAACCAAGTACAGGCCAGAGGAATATGCACCTACTAACGAGAACGATATGTAAGATAGGGTTGGCTTTATGCAGAAAGTTCTTTTGAGATGCTTTTAGGTAGCATTGTTGTGTTACTATAGGCTATGGAGCACTAGAACCCATCTAGTTTACCGCTATGGACCTCACAAGTAATTTTACTCCCATCTCAAATCGCAgatggaaagaagaaaagaggagTAGGCCCTTCTTTTGACCGTTCATAAAAGAGAGACGTGATTCTAGAAGGAATTCTTCGTGATTGAGTCTCTATGGAATCGAAGCTCACATGTCAGACTGCGTAAAAATTAGGTTGGACACGCAAAATTGGATCAACAAAGATCTCTAAGATTCCCCCCAAACATTTCGAAAATTAAAATCTGTAAATAGTTCATTACTTAAATTGTTAAATAACCAAATGAATTAGACCAGGAAAATCCCTGGTTGACCCAAGAACCGGGAAACGGAAATGATGAATTACTGCATCCATAGACCAGGAATGTGTTTCCACCGATCTGGAGCAATTCCTCCGACGCTAGGGTCTACGGGTCTAAAAGTGTATGCAAGAGGCCAAAACTATGTGTCCCCCCTCTCCAAATTCCCCTTTTAATGGCAGAGTTTTGAGAGGACCAATTACCCGCATTTTGGACCAGTCATTTTCCCAATACCTGGTTGCCTGCGAGATCCGATGATCTGCATTCCTTCATGCACGATCTCTGAACTCGTGGATGGGGCCCATGAACATGGCAGGACGATTGTGATTTCAATTCCTTTctattcctttttttctctttgttAGCTTGTGAGGACTCGAATTGAGAATTTTGATGAAACCTGGACGTTCCGATTATTCCGAGTTTCAGCTGAGACCCCAAAACGATTCACTTAGCTAATCAGGTTGAAGACCCAGAAAGACACTCATTTGATGATCACCTCTACGGCGCTCTGTTCGCTATTGGGGCCCAATGAGGAGAGAATTTGAGGGACTCCAGTTTCTACTTATTCGGGTCTCCCAGAGCTTAAATTGTGCAAGACAAATCTTGCGAATCAAAATTCAGTCTCGGGAGATCCAAAGCTCCGAGGCTGACTCCATTTTCGGCAATTAATAATTAATTCTCTGTTTTAATTTCAGATTGGAAgagatcttcctttttgatGGGTGGATCGAATTTTATGCAatacgggggggggggcagaGAACATCCGACATACCTTAGGGCCCGAGGTGACTGCGGTGCTAATTTCGGTTCTTAAACTTCGAAATAAACTCGGGTGTCAGACGGGTTATTATAGGGGTGATAATATAGGGCTAGACTCCGTGTTCAAGATTGACAACGTATTCAATCTGATCGTATTCTGACCCTTTTCCTTAGAGCACATTGTACAGGATTCACCAGGAACATCTCCAATCACTGAAAAatcgaaaaagaaagaaactcCATTACTACGACTTGATTGGCTGACTGGCACTGGGCTGGATCATACTCAACTTGCGTCTAATCCAGGGATCTCTCGACATGACACATTATTGAATTGTCAGAATGTGACTAGTTTCTAAAGCGGGTCTGTTAGTGCAATGTGTTGCGTCAAGCTGAGAAACATcagaatacggagtacggagtactccgtattctcGATTTACACCGTGTGGACGCGATACGCGAGGCAATGATCCTACGACCCCAGTTAGCGCaaattactccgtactccattTGCGATCAGTGCCAAGCGAAATATCTCAAATGCGACACACCTGAGAGATATCATATGCGAGCATATCTTCACTCCAATCATATCAACAGCCACCAGCTCACCAACTCACGAGTGCATAATGTGAAAATAGGAGGAGAACAGGAATAAACTCACATCGGTTCGTCGGGTGATCCTTGATCTGACATTCGGAGACAGAAaataaaaccccccaaaaaaagccCTAGACGCCACAAGCTCTCGAAGGAAGTGGAGATGTAAATTGAAGAACCCCCTAGACGATCTATCCCTGGAGACCAATACCAGCCCCTCTCCCTTTTGGCTTGGTCGATCAATCACCGTGCCCACCGATGAGAGGCTCTAGGCAATCTGCGATCGATTCGCGGCGTCACCTATGCGGTTTCTGATTCGTCTAAAGGAGATCCAGAACCTCTCTTTCTGTTGCACCCACCATCCGGGTTAAGCTCTCCTCGGAGCACGATCTTTTTGGGACCAGTGACAGCTCTTCTTGGAGCGGCGATCGTTTTCTTCGACTCGGTGTCTGTCTACTAGATCCACCTTggactcttttttttttctggttgCTTTTTTTAAACCATACGAGAGAGGCTTGGTTGATCTCTTCGGCCTACACCCTCCGGTtgtcttttcctcttccatGGGAGTGGATGATACTTCCCTGTCTTCATTTTTGCCACGAACTACTCCTTCTGGAGTATCTCCAGATCCCTCACGAAAAAGCAATGTGGATCTGATTTGATTTGACATGGAATTCAATACAGAATACATGGTAATTAAGTTTTAGCCTGACTCAGGCACATAGGTGAAATTCCTCCCTTACTCCTGTCTACCATCTCCTCTTCCCCAACCGTTCTTACCAAATggggttttcttttcaatCGGTCGTTTATACACACTATCAATTTGTAGTATCCTGCTCCATCTGAATTCAGTTCGGTTTCAAAGGACCTTGGAAGATTTCGTTTTAAGGGATAAAATAGAAACTTTGGCCTATAAGTACTGGCATGAGGATCCCCAAATTTGACGTACACTAGTGAACCACATatacttttttttaaaaaaaaaatccccccaaaaaaaggaaaattTTAATCTGATTTCAATGATCCTTTGAGAAATTCCTTTCACCCGAAATATCCAATCAAACCCCTGGAACTCCTAAAATACCTTTATGATGCCGGGGAGTTCATGAGATAGATCCTGACGCTAAGACTATATTTATATTCCATTGACAACCAAAGAGCCAACCTCAGGGAACCCGCACTTTCTCTTGATTTACGCCTTCTCCGCTATGCCCTAGACACGGAGCGCTGGTACTCCGACTCATGTACCCACCAAACCCACGATCGTCATTTTTCAGCCCCTGTTCTTGCTTTTCCATGGATGTGCAATAGCTGGatggttctttttttttttttttaattatTTTAATACACATACTTAAATGTAGATTTTGGGCCATTTTTTTCAGTTGAAAATAATGTACGGGGCCCTGCATTATTTGGGAAACCGCATTTCCATCTTTGCCCTCATTCCCCAACCTTGCATATAATCTTGGCCTTTCTCATTTTTTGGGGGACCATGTCAACGTAAAATCAGCCTGCTTTCCTGGTGAGTGGTGCCTTGAACACTTTCGCTCCTCATCCCTTCCCCATTgataccttttttttttctggagGGTCTATCTAAGAACTACAACCCAATTGATAGTCGATTCTGACTGCGTCCAGTATAGTTCTCTTGTCTTATGCAGTGTGAAACCCTCTGACTGTTGCGAACCCAATCATTCTTGTCTTTTCCCCAACACCTTGTCTATGTCACAGTCCCATGAGGTAGACGAAGATACCAATATGGCTATTTCGTATACAACCCAATCGTCAACCGGACACCCTCATCAAACCCTCCCCTCATTCCGCGAGGTAAGAGATAGAACCCCCAAACCCCCTTTCACTGAGACTACTTGACATCCATATCTAACACCTCCCAGCTCCTCCCTGCCCATCTCCACGATGAAATCGAATCAACCTCCCCATTCTACACTCCTCGCCACTCACAAGACCGCCCACTCTTAAGCCACGAGATGGCCGACCCCCGCTCAATCCCATATGGCAATCCATCCAACCAAATTCCCTACGACTCCCACCGCGAATATACAGTCTCCCGCAGCGCAGACCACCACATGCACCTACCCGAGACCGCATCCCGCGGTCCCAGCCCAATTCTGCCCCCAATCCGCGACCTGGATTCCATCCCCGGCCGCGCTTTGAACCCTTCCAGCAACGGGTTTCCCGAGCGAGTCCCACGCTCCGACCCCTTTGTCACGCAGGAATTCCGCCAGCCCGGGCCGGCTGGAGCAGCCATGTCCGCAGATCCGCGCGGCGAGCACTTTGTCCAGCCTACCTTGCATCCGCAGTCGCCGTTTGGGCACCATTCCATTGGCTACGCGGATGAGCAGATGTCGCCGCAGATGATGGGGCATGGCCAGGGGAACTTCGGGATTATGGGAGATCCAATCGACCCCAAGACGAAGCGGAGACGGGGGAATTTACCCAAGCCTGTCACTGACATTCTGAGGGCTTGGTTCCATGAGCATCTTGATCATCCATATCCTAGTGAAGAGGATAAGCAGATGTTTATGACTAGGACTGGGCTTTCAATTAGCCAGGTGAGCAGTCATCCTAATGGACCGGTAATTGGGTTGTGGTTCGCTAACTTCTCGTTTTGGTTCCAGATTAGTAACTGGTTCATTAATGCTCGGAGACGGCAGCTTCCTGCGCTGCGGAATCAAATGCGCAGTGGTGCGGATACGGAGTCTCAACGACAGTCGCCTTTTAGTGATGTCGATGGATCGGAGCGCATGCCTTCTCCTCATCACTAGAATGGCGATGAACCTGGACCTGGAGGTTCGGGTTTGATCACGGCCTatacattttttttttcatgtttACCCTTCAAAGGTATACGGCATTCGGAACGTTGGCGTTTCATTCAATTTACGATTGGGGAACTTCATATCCCTACCAATTACGAGTCACGGGGTCGAGGATACGGCGAGCTTGATAGACTGGcattttctttctttgattttcatcttgttttttttggtcacCCTTTCTCGCCTTCCAGGTCTCTAGGCTCACACTACATGATGCGTTGCCGTCTGGTACGGAGACTTTAGTCCGACATTATATTTTGATACCCTTTTATCTTTGGTCGCTTTTACCAAGCGGGACTTTGTTTGGTTGGAAATCAACAGGCAAAAGGGGTATATGACAAACTATGGCATTGGCAATTACCTTGGATCATTCCTGTGATTTGCTCTACTTGATGTTATTCTTTCCACTGCATGGAGTGTTTTGGACAAAATTCCACGAAAATTGCATTGCTAGGTGTTTAAAAGGATCTCTCGACTTTCAAATCTACACGAGACTtaatttttatttttattatttttttttcttttctggttACTCTTTTTGTTTCCAATATTTGTCATTTCTCTTTAAGCGCCATGCGAAACGTCCAGCAACATGGAGTCCGCAGCCAGATCTCAGCTGTCCACCGCGCAGCCCGTCTCCACTTCGTCTCCATCGACACTAACCTATCCATGTTCTTGCTCAATGCGCAAACGTGGGTCATATCTTACTTTCGGCTTGCAGTGCcatttttcaattttttttttttctttcggTGCTGATGATGGTCCTCCACGGTCTTGCGAGCCTGGGGCTGGTATGGATATGACCAGAAGTAGTTGGACCTTTATTCGACCAATCCATTTTCTTTGGCCAGCTCCCTGAAGTCAGGAGTGGTTTCAGGTTGGAAGGGGACTCAACCGTGGTTTCAACTGTCCTTCCATTTCAAATTGATAGACCCGTAAGCTAGAAATTCTGTAacagtactccgtgctccacCTGGAAATGTGTCAAGATCTCCATCACATTTTGGTTTCATGACGTCGACTTACCAATCATCAACTTTGTCCCATGGTCGAATAACCTTTCGTTCTCGTGGGGACCGGTTAGAACGGTATGATCGGTTCTGATATTACAACAAACAAATTTGCATTTTGAGTCTCACTCTTATAGGATGGTCAAGGTCCTAACTTCCAAGGGTTAAGGAATTCCAAATTGAACTGACAGCTACATGGAGCCTAACGTCACCTTCAGTTGGTCCCCAAGTCCACCATTCTACCTACCAATCTACCAATTTCACAGTGACCACTTTTAGGCCGAACTTCTGTTTACTTTGTCCCACGTGACGATCCGACTGCCAAAACGGGGTATATGCTCGGGGCTTTTTGGCCTTTGGCAACCCGTAGCATTTTTTGTGGCGATTTTACGAGGCTTCACGTTAACATGGAGCTGAACCTATCAATTATTCGCAATACTACTGAATCACAGATCGCTTCGTGTGGAATGTCGACTCTCATCTCGCCCCTTTAGGAGTTTCTGTGTAGTTTATCAGCCTCGGATTCTGTTCCGGCCCGAGACTGGATTGGGCGAAGTTGGGAACTGAGATAATGGGATTTTCTTGGAATCACATCACGCTACTAATATAACATATCGTACCTGCTGGTAGAGAGATTTGGATGTCTGCAGTTCGGCCTGTTTTCTGGatgttttgggggggggggagggatcTATTTCCCGTCCTACACCTGATGACACCGAAAAACTTACTTGGCTGCAGATCTAAGACTTCGATACTGCCGAGTAAAAAAATTGAATCCTTTGCAGGGTTGGTTACAATTTACGATGGAGAGGGATTACCACCGCTTGGGAGTATGTACACATATCCATAGTTCAGACTCCAGTTAGGAGACTGCAACCCACTTCCGGGATAGTTGAATTCCTGTTGCAAAAATGATATCCAATGCGCATCCCAcaaacgaaaaaaaagaaaagaaaaaaaaaaaaagagcgaTCAGGGTTACATTTGACATCTATCTACTCCTTCTTCTGTAGGCTATAATACATGATTCTGCAAATAAGTAGATGGCAACAAGATGCACCCCTAGAAAACACGACGTGTCTCGACTCTATTAAAAGAACATCCCAACAAAAGCAAGCCTCACATACCCATCCTCTCAAGATTCAACAGATAGGATCTAGACGGACAGGGGGGAACCCCGTAACCTAGTCCCACAGCAGTGGGCAGCGGATATGCAAGCCATCAGTACAAGCCCCGGTATCCAGTGTATCCAGCAATTCGGACCATGACTGGCCGATCTAGAAAGCAAATACGCAAGAAAAGTCGTGCAGCATGCATTCAGATGGCTTTTGGTCGAGCTTGATCGAATCACGGTCCATGGAAATCttcatccccccccccccccccccccccccccccccccgcccCCTTACGGTTGGGTGCCTTCACAACCCTGGCTTGATCTCTGTCACTTGTCAACTGGTCCAAGACAAACCCCCAACCAAACCCCAGTTCTGCGCCCTACGCTTTCCGATCACGATCCCACCCTTGGTTTCCTCGCTGATGAAATTCCGATCGGGCACCCCCCACTACGGAGTAAGCCATTCGGGATCTAGAGACGTGCATCCGACGCATCATATGGCGGTGAAATCAGCGTCTGACACTTCGTTGTAATGCAAGTCCATAGGCACGTTTGGAGTCAGGTTACAACATAGATTAGTAGCGTGCATGTGCTCTGTTCCTCCGTGCGTCGCACATCAATGTCGGATACTACGTATATGAGTGTCCTCCTTTCTGCGCTGTCAGGAACGTTTAGCCCTCGATTGGGGGACGTGTGTGTCGATCGCAATAACGTCCCTGCTTGGTAAGGTGGGagtatacggagtatacgGAGTCTGGGGAGTGGGCTTGATTCTGCCATCGGAGGTGTCAACTGCGGGATTTGTGAGCTGTCTCATGTCAGGATTTGGGTTGTGATGATCGTGCGTAGATCGATGGGGTAGGATCGTGTGAGGTTGGAGTCTCACCGTATCCCATCTATGCCGGAGAACTACTAGAACGAATCCGGAGAGTTTTCTGTTTAACTCAATGTACATTTGGGGAGTACTTTAATCGGATTACGGTATATACGGACCAGGAGAATAAATATATGTTGTGGTCTGACCTCGTTGGATTTCAGTCGCGTAGAAGTGAAAGTTGAAACCGAAAACGAAACCGAAACCCTCGACCCGCCTTGGCTCGTGTCAgactattttttttttttatttcgaattcttttttttttaaaaaaaaaagaatattCAAATTTTTGCTCCTCTCGCTAATGACTGGTGATCCCTGATCTCGGTTGGATCCCGTCCAAACTTCTTATACACACTATTGAATCTTGTCAGATTATTTTCCTTATTTTCCAGATAAAATGATCAAGAGACCCACCGTTCGATTCTTTGTCATGTACTAATAACCAATTGCGCCGCTTAGTCTGGCCGGGATGGCATTTTTGACATTTGTATCGCGTTGTTGGGTCTTCGCCCGGGGGTTAATTGATTGCAGAACTGCGATGTATTCGGTGGACGAGACTGCCGCTTGTCTTCTTGAATATACTAACCACGGCGTAAGAATATACCATTTACAGATCATTGTTCCAATCTTGTACGCAAGTGTATGGGGTCGCGAGCCGTGGGTGTGCTTATGGGTTCATAGAGATGTGAGGTTTTGGGTGCCGCCCAGAAACAGGTTCGATGCTGCTTATGAAGGGTGGTATGTTTAGCCTCGGGAAATTCATCTATGGACGTGATGGCGGTGTTGTATGTCGCCTGCCGCTATCGAGTACTCTGTATCAACCAGGCATCAACCGGATGCTTGTCTATTTAGAATCCAACCCCAACTAGCAATGATACACCCGGCACGGCTGTAACCGTTTTTGTGTTCCTGAGAATTATATATATCCATGGCATCAAGCCACATCTTCATCTGTGTGTCACAATCCTCCCCTGTCCATCATAGTTCTGCAAGGAAGCAAACAGCACATAAATATATCAGCTGGATTCTCAGTTGGTCCATTCGCACAAAACACACATGACCTAGGCCACTAAGTGGTGCGTGCTATACATGTGCAATGCCACGAAGAAGAGCAGATGGGAGTATTTGAGATGCTAGGCATCAGATATATCTGTCAATGGCTGTCAGTTCGGGGGTATCTCAGAGCTCTGCATCTTATGTAGGCACGCTAATGCACATTTGATGTAGTTAATTAGCACTAGACGGTTCTAATATGTAAGCATGGTATTCCACCTACCTTCTAGTAGATGGGTCCGTTCTAGTCGATTGCCTGTCTAGGAAACTCGGTCCGTTTGCACGCTAGTCATGCCCGACAGCCGGGATCTCTGCTTGGAGTTAGGGATTGTATCTGGGTGGTCTTCCTGTTGGTCCTGCCCTTACTGGTTCGATGCTGATGTGCAATATCTGAAGCTATCGGATATTCCAGATTCATACAGTTGGGATTTCCTCCTTGGTGACTACCAGGCTCCGTGGAGAAAATGTGCCTTGGAAGAAATCGGTCATGCACATTGAACTTGCTGCTTGCCTTTTCCTAAGGCTATGTCCGAAAATGGCTGAATCTTTCCGGACCACTGTACATAATCATTGGTCTTTTGTTAATCCCAGTTCATGTAGTAGTGTGGCAGAATAGCTCGGATTTCTTACCTACCCTTAAGCTAAAATGGGGTTCTTTCACAACTGCACGTTGTACGAAATTTCCCTCAAGCATTCTTCTGCCACGCTACATGGGGCTGTAGACCATTGAAAGAAGATCGTGTATGCGTCTCATCTGATTTTGTGTGATATCTAGGGCTCAATCGGGGTTCCCACGCAGGTCTAATGTGTCGCTGGACTCACCTGCTGCTATCATTTCGATCATTACTTTTGTTCCCACGTTCCTCTCGGGTTGCACCAACAGGATCCCGAATTTAGGTATCCATAGGAACCATCTTGACATTAATTTCCTGTTCGAACACGCACTGCACCACGTCTTCCACATGTAGCGCTCACACAACCtttcttgatttccattGACAACGAGCCTTTTCAATTCAATACATTAAACCATATACGTACCCTTCCTAGCTCAATACTAAATTTCCCCAATACCAGCAACAGTTCGATTTTTCTCGAAGGCCACTAAATTCGTTTCCCTATTTTCATATTGCCATCGAGCTGATCGAAACATGTAACCAGATCAAGACCCAACCAACCCAATTTACCACAAAAAGCGCTAGACCGTAACTATAAAATCCAGTGATATAGGTGACAGTAGAATTACTCAACTCGACTCAAGATATCGACACCACAAGCATCGACTTTTGTATTAGGTATCAAGTCACGTGAATGACAAGCGGGTACAAGCGATGATAGGCGCGTCTAGATGTGTCCCACCACATGTCGCACCACCAGAGAAATCTTCACAACAACAAGGCCGGCTGGCCCAATGGCAAGGCGCTTGACTACGAATCAAGAGATTGCAGGTTCGATCCCTGCGTCGGtca
Above is a window of Penicillium digitatum chromosome 2, complete sequence DNA encoding:
- a CDS encoding Homeobox transcription factor, putative, which encodes MSQSHEVDEDTNMAISYTTQSSTGHPHQTLPSFRELLPAHLHDEIESTSPFYTPRHSQDRPLLSHEMADPRSIPYGNPSNQIPYDSHREYTVSRSADHHMHLPETASRGPSPILPPIRDLDSIPGRALNPSSNGFPERVPRSDPFVTQEFRQPGPAGAAMSADPRGEHFVQPTLHPQSPFGHHSIGYADEQMSPQMMGHGQGNFGIMGDPIDPKTKRRRGNLPKPVTDILRAWFHEHLDHPYPSEEDKQMFMTRTGLSISQISNWFINARRRQLPALRNQMRSGADTESQRQSPFSDVDGSERMPSPHH